A single region of the Mercenaria mercenaria strain notata chromosome 6, MADL_Memer_1, whole genome shotgun sequence genome encodes:
- the LOC128558072 gene encoding uncharacterized protein LOC128558072 has protein sequence MHLEIQKGSGNKWTLTKLCELLRQYIVSKEKSDKPKPVNANFIPSRRVRPQFQKSTNTFKGFRGPPTANTTAGALTAYVKKESTSPQQHQKKTCRFCSKNHWSDECPRSLWPVKFRKAPIHESVNLLEERACVSEESVETREIPINSTDGGVCNESALLSSNEIVMMQTSRTEIWDTEGFNKENVRILLDSGSQRTYITKRLATSLNLKRTNEQEIRLVTFGSDKSKVIKTMSTKLNVRLKDGHDYTITANIVPTITGSIQRKPVRISDRDNFRSLIKNLSLADDIPTEEYTDLIELLLGNVYYLDIVLGHKIEIQLGLYLLSSKLGWILSGRTNEIDDNVSDTNLLILSYGNNITKTRVFTNVDKCVPKTPDIEDFWNIETIRLKDTTNVRSEDDQAMEDFKENLLFKDNRYHVTWPWKIDHQEVPENRPLAFGRLKSLVSRFKDKPDVLQKYDSVIQDQLEKGIIEKVATSEKNGLTHYLPHHAVIKPGKSTTKLRIVYDASAKTKIENSSLNDCLYRGPVLLNDLLQKDQRDVTRFLWLKDLENPEVTQNQIQVYRFCRVPFGVVSSPFLLGATIDYHLESYNNDVAKQLKQHIYMDNVVTGTDTIDAAKDLYTMSKGVFEDASMNLREWASNNREPEENFSDEHRAKENVMKVLGLEWSRETDTLAIQKVHLSSAQSVTKRFILSKIASVFVPLGIFAPVTLRGKLIIQTLWKKKIGWDQKVDGQDLIMWHEIQRDLSKISGHEIPRCIVSGGDNRNILLCFYDASTKAYATIVYMMHKGDLEQHIELMFSKARLAPTTNISIPRLELMAVLIGVRCLTFVQDQMKMQIDEVHLFTDSQCAFKWIMSTKQLPVFVKNRVKEIKEHKNIIFHYVKSNDNPADIASRGCSTEDLVKSYSSWHGPEWLLHDISKWPVLDQLSNTEDDETNKPKIIENDEKENNISENLSFSAFGAINDCFPTSVPFGINPMKYSSVTKLLRVTAYVRRFIGKMKKEKYSSQSLTSKEIQEAEGMWIKHVQHTNFSEVYEFLIGKKKCNLQLQLGVFIDNNGLLRFKGRLENASLTESARNPLLLPREDSFTVLIVEREHKRLFHSGVSQTLSQLRYRYWIPSAESSSSVFSVSSS, from the exons ATGCATCTTGAAATACAGAAAGGCTCAGGCAACAAGTGGACATTAACTAAGCTTTGCGAATTGCTCCGACAGTATATTGTGTCAAAAGAAAAGTCGGACAAACCCAAACCAGTCAACGCTAATTTTATACCTAGTCGAAGAGTGAGACCACAATTTCAGAAATCAACAAATACCTTTAAAGGCTTCAGGGGACCCCCAACAGCAAATACCACTGCTGGAGCTTTGACTGCATATGTAAAGAAAGAGTCTACTTCTCCCCAACAACATCAGAAGAAAACCTGTAGATTCTGTAGTAAGAATCATTGGAGTGACGAATGTCCACG AAGTTTGTGGCCAGTGAAATTTAGAAAGGCACCTATTCATGAAAGTGTTAATTTATTAGAAGAAAGAGCATGCGTGTCTGAAGAAAGTGTAGAAACAAGAGAAATTCCCATTAATTCAACAGATGGTGGTGTTTGTAATGAAAGTGCATTATTATCATCAAATGAAATAGTGATGATGCAAACATCGCGCACTGAAATTTGGGACACAGAAggttttaataaagaaaatgtaagaaTTCTTTTAGATTCCGGATCGCAAAGAACGTACATTACAAAGCGACTGGCAACATCCCTGAATCTAAAGAGGACAAATGAACAAGAGATTCGTCTGGTTACGTTTGGTAGCGACAAATCTAAGGTGATAAAGACAATGTCTACAAAGTTAAATGTTCGGTTGAAGGATGGACACGATTACACAATAACAGCAAATATAGTTCCAACAATTACAGGAAGCATTCAAAGGAAACCAGTACGTATATCGGATAGAGACAACTTCAGGTCGTTGATAAAGAACCTTAGTCTAGCGGACGATATACCTACTGAAGAATACACAGACTTAATTGAATTATTGTTGGGAAATGTTTATTACCTGGATATAGTATTAGGACATAAAATAGAGATTCAGCTAGGACTTTATCTCTTGTCGTCAAAACTAGGTTGGATTCTTTCTGGAAGAACAAATGAGATAGATGATAACGTGAGTGATACAAACTTGTTAATATTATCATATGGCAATAACATTACAAAGACGCGAGTGTTTACGAACGTTGACAAATGTGTTCCAAAAACACCTGACATCGAGGACTTTTGGAACATAGAAACAATAAGATTAAAAGATACCACCAACGTAAGATCTGAAGATGATCAAGCGATGGAAGACTTCAAGGAAAACCTTTTGTTCAAGGATAACAGATACCATGTTACATGGCCTTGGAAAATCGACCATCAAGAAGTTCCGGAAAATCGTCCTCTTGCCTTTGGACGATTAAAGTCATTAGTATCGAGGTTCAAAGATAAACCAGATGTGTTGCAGAAGTATGATTCTGTTATACAAGATCAACTTGAAAAGGGAATCATAGAAAAAGTTGCGACCTCTGAAAAGAATGGACTGACCCATTATTTACCTCATCATGCAGTGATCAAACCTGGCAAGTCAACAACAAAGTTGAGAATAGTGTATGACGCATCAGCAAAAACAAAGATTGAGAATAGCAGTTTGAACGACTGTCTCTACAGAGGACCCGTGCTGCTAAACGATCT CTTACAGAAAGATCAAAGAGATGTCACGCGATTCTTATGGCTAAAGGATTTAGAAAACCCAGAAGTAACACAAAATCAAATACAAGTTTACCGCTTCTGTCGCGTGCCCTTTGGAGTTGTATCAAGCCCATTCTTATTAGGAGCAACAATTGATTATCACTTGGAGAGTTACAACAATGATGTCGCTAAACAACTGAAACAGCATATTTATATGGACAATGTTGTAACGGGAACAGACACCATTGACGCTGCGAAAGATTTGTATACTATGTCCAAAGGAGTTTTCGAAGATGCAAGCATGAATCTTCGTGAGTGGGCATCTAATAATAGAGAACCGGAAGAAAATTTTTCAGATGAACACAGAGCTAAAGAAAATGTGATGAAAGTGTTAGGTCTCGAATGGAGCAGAGAAACAGATACATTGGCGATACAAAAAGTGCATTTATCAAGTGCTCAAAGTGTTACAAAACGTTTTATTCTGAGCAAAATTGCATCTGTGTTTGTCCCTCTAGGTATATTTGCACCTGTTACGCTTAGAGGAAAACTAATCATTCAAACTCTGTGGAAGAAAAAGATTGGATGGGACCAAAAAGTTGACGGTCAAGATCTCATTATGTGGCACGAAATACAAAGAGATCTTAGCAAAATCAGTGGACATGAAATACCACGATGTATTGTAAGTGGAGGTGATAACAGgaatattcttttgtgtttctatGATGCTTCTACCAAAGCATATGCCACAATTGTGTATATGATGCATAAAGGTGACTTGGAGCAACACATAGAATTGATGTTTTCAAAGGCTCGACTTGCCCCAACTACTAACATTAGTATTCCACGACTTGAACTAATGGCTGTACTGATAGGAGTACGATGTTTAACCTTTGTACAAGATCAAATGAAGATGCAAATTGATGAAGTTCATCTGTTCACAGATTCTCAGTGTGCATTTAAATGGATTATGTCAACAAAACAGCTTCCAGTGTTTGTTAAAAATAGGGTCAaagaaataaaggaacacaagAATATCATCTTCCATTATGTGAAGTCTAATGACAATCCTGCTGATATAGCCAGTCGAGGTTGTTCAACAGAAGATCTTGTGAAAAGTTATTCATCGTGGCATGGTCCCGAGTGGCTTTTGCATGATATTTCCAAATGGCCAGTATTAGACCAGTTGTCTAATACTGAAGATGATGAGACTAACAAACCAAAGATCATCGAAAACGATGAGAAAGAAAACAACATCAGTGAAAATTTGAGTTTTTCAGCGTTTGGAGCAATTAACGATTGTTTTCCAACATCTGTCCCATTTGGGATAAATCCAATGAAATATTCTTCGGTGACGAAATTGTTACGTGTCACAGCATATGTGAGAAGATTCataggtaaaatgaaaaaagaaaaatacagttCACAAAGTCTCACTTCAAAAGAAATTCAAGAAGCTGAAGGTATGTGGATTAAACATGTGCAACATACGAATTTTTCTGAAGTGTATGAATTCCTCATCGGAAAGAAAAAATGCAATCTGCAATTGCAACTTGGTGTGTTCATCGATAATAATGGTCTTTTAAGATTTAAAGGCCGTTTAGAGAATGCCAGTTTAACGGAGTCTGCAAGAAATCCGTTACTACTACCACGCGAAGACTCTTTCACAGTGTTAATCGTAGAAAGGGAACATAAACGTTTGTTTCATTCAGGTGTCTCTCAAACTCTAAGTCAACTTAGATATCGTTATTGGATCCCTAGTGCGGAAAGTTCTTCGTCAGTGTTTAGTGTGTCGTCGAGTTGA
- the LOC128558073 gene encoding uncharacterized protein LOC128558073, which yields MISFNGDKLQWTEFWDSFSSAVHENDKLSSVDKFNYLNGKLYGEARSAIAGLAMSNENYDIAIQILKERFGDQQDIIDLHYKGLMNVASPRDTTESLRLFYDKIQKHLRSLVVMHEILE from the coding sequence ATGATTTCCTTTAACGGAGATAAACTCCAATGGACTGAATTCTGGGACTCATTCTCCAGTGCTGTACACGAAAACGACAAGCTGTCATCAGTTGACAAGTTCAACTATCTAAATGGAAAGCTCTATGGTGAAGCCCGAAGTGCTATCGCTGGATTGGCTATGTCGAATGAAAACTACGACATTGCTATCCAAATTCTCAAGGAAAGATTTGGAGATCAGCAAGACATTATAGATTTGCATTATAAGGGACTGATGAATGTTGCGTCCCCAAGGGATACGACTGAAAGTTTGCGACTTTTCTACgacaaaatacaaaaacactTGAGAAGTTTGGTGGTTATGCATGAGATTTTGGAGTAA